The genomic region ATACTTTGTATATTCATCAACAAAAGTTACCGAGTATCTATGCCCTTCAATGGATTTTACAAGAGATGGTCCTTATATGTCTGAATGAACCTTCTAAAATGGTAAAGAACACTTATCACTTCCAGTAGGATAAGTAATCTTGGACATCTTTCCTTTTACACAGTGAGTACAGAGACTATGATAACTATATATCTCTAGACGTATGTTGGACTGTTTTAACATAACAAACAAAATTTCATGTGTAGGGTGACCCAATCTCTTATGGCAAAGTTTTGACATTACTAACTGTCCCAGAAAAGCTGAATTCTGCACTATAGACTACACTCATTTTGATCATTTAACAGCTGGTATTTGAAACAGCTCCCTAGACTTACTTTTTCCTTGATACAAAATCTCATTTGTCTTCTTGTCCTGCACAAAAAAAACTCACtttcatcacatataaaccaaCTATGGTTATCAGTACATAATTGTTGTATAAACAAAAGACTCATTGTAATGCCAGTACACAATTGTGACACATTATTAAGAATAAGTTCATGAGAATTTGTTTGAGTGTAGTGGAACCAATATTGTGGACACCTATATGACGATGGTCTTAAAGTAACACCCTCTAAGGCTGCTCCAACCACTTGACTTTCAAAAGTGGTTAACAAAGATAGCcttcattacattttttttttttctttttttttttttgcaagggAAACCGACACACAGATGAAACGTGTTTCAAAAAGCATAGCTATCCTGAGTGGTACCTTGAACGGAGGAAGTAGCTCAAGGCATAAAAGAATGCTAGAGGGGCTAGATAAGCGAAAGTAACGAAGGTTGGCACCAGTGTTGTGGCTGTAGCTTTTAGCCAGGAGTGGGAGAAAACCACGGATGCTGGTGAAGTCGAGCCGATCCTGTCCCTTATTGACCCAATGGTTCTCTCGGTTCAAAATAATCCAGATAATCCCCGAATAACCATAATTGTGTTTATAATTATGACTCAGGTTGAATTATTGATTTTGGCGCTATTGATCACATGATGTATGACAATCTCTTTTTCAATCTATGACCCTTCATCATAAAGGGAGCGTTGTCACTACAAATGAAGATATTATATTAGTAACAAAGGCTGATTCAATTACACATAACTCATCTTTGTCCTTGTACAATACTTTACTTATTACGGGGTTATTGAATCATCTTTTATCGGTTAGTGAAGTTACCGAACAACTGGATTCTATTGTattaatgttttaatttttttgcttgCTCTAGGATATCCAAACTCGGACGATAGTTGTGCATGGTACTAAGAGAAATGAGTTGTATTATGTGGACAATGTTGCACCTCGCAAAGTAAATCAAGTTTAAAGTGGCAATAGTGCCAAACTCAAGAAAATTTTGTACTGGCATCAGCGACTAGAGTATGCCTATTTCAGTATTTAGGAAAATCaattccatcattttttttactaGTGTTTCAGATTCTAATCTAGAGTGTCATGTTTGAACTTTAGCTAAGAGTCATTGAACTTATTATCTGTTTAGTTTCAATAAAAGtgctgtttttttgtttttttgtgagaccatgattttccaaGGCCAGAGTAAGACTGATCCGAATACTGTTACCTCAGAAGTCTGGTCATGGACTCATCAGCTCCAGGCGAAGCTGTATCAGACGGAGCAGGGTCCCACCATCACTCTACTTCGGGGTAATAGGCAGAGTCCAAGCAACTCACTGGATGACCAAGCTTGTTCCGTCATACATACGATTTGATCCGGATATGGACACAATCAAATCCTATAAGTTTTAAAGTCCCTACAATCTAAGGATAAGCATACACCATAAGTAATCACAACTCCAAAGGGGATGCAATATTTACTTACTAGATATCTTCTAGGGTTCTCCCAACTTAGAACGAGGATTCTATCTTGAAAATGCATCTCTCCCACGATATAAATACACCCATCTAGGGTTCATCTACGGTAACACAATCTATAAACTTGAAGTATCTTGCCTACTGCTTAAGTCTAAAACCATTCACTAACTTGATTGTTGGAGAACCTTTAGCCAGcacatccccccccccccaacctaaGGTTTGCTTACGGTTGTTTACTGTTTTGCAGGTTGCTCATGATTACACGAATTTGTGCTCTACCGCTGATCACAAAGGTGCGCAGATATGGTTCCCACACTTTTGAGTTAGTCCATTGAAATGTTTAGGGTTCTTCTCCTATTTCCAGAGACAAGGAACTCGatggtttattttatttgtgaGTGATTGCACTAGAATGACTTGGCTATATGTAATGAAACACAAGAGTGATGTTACCTTtattgttcaaaattttcatcaaatgaTTTCCACCCAATTTTCTATTCCTATCAAAGTAATTTCCTTAGACATTTGAGGTGAATATGTGAAGGCCGAActatctaaatttttttggagtaCATAATCTTACATGAGAATAATTGTGCTcaaacacctcaacaaaatgggggtGGCATAATGGAAAAATAAGCACATCTGAACAACATTATCTCTCCTCATTAAAGCTTCCACTCCGTGGGAGTATTAGGCAGAGGTCGATACTTATGCAGTTTATTTTATGAACGGAATGCCTTCTAAGGTTCTTGAATTCTGTACTCCTTTGGCAATATTAGTAAATCATGTATCCTTGCCCTCTGGACTCAGCCTTACTCCTCACATTTTTTGGGTGTTGCGTACGTTGACCTTCACAAGAATCAACACTTCAAACTTGATCCATGTTCAATGAAATGCGTTTTTTATATGTTTACTCCAAAATGGAAAGGCTATCGGTGCTACCAACCGTCATCCCGAGACTCTATGTAACTATGGATGTTACATTTTCTGAATcagaaattttcttttcttctgatGAACCCAATCATACCTTTTAGGAGGAGATAACTTATATATGAAGACCAATTTGGTATAAGAAGAAGCAGATGTCGAAGAGCCGACTACCTAACAGCCGATTGAACACTTACTTGTGTCCACTAAACAGTTGGTCGTCACTCACCTATATTTACCGAACAGTCAGCCGAGCCTAGAGAGGAAACAATGTTGGGTTTTCAAGCATAGTATTGGttaatttgaataattaaattatgtagcagaaaaataataaataacatataATATGTTATCTCAATTATATATCCGGTTGGTTGTAATTGATAAGTTAACACATAAAGATGGCAAAGTAATTTACTTATATGAATCTTTGACCATGCAAGTGCCGCTTTGTAAGATCATCCTTATGCTTGCCATCATTCTCTTCATGATTGATCACGTGAAACTCTTCAAGCGTTGAGCCTCTAAAAGTATCCACACTTATAAACTagcaatggatgatggaatgaTTGATTTAAATGTGCTAGCAATATGTCTCATTTGGATCAATGGAATGGGTGACACACTAGGTGGTTTTGGCAGTGTATTTTATCTCATTTCTTTAAGGGACAAATCTTAGCATTAGAGACTTCTGAGAAAATAAATGGGCTTTAGTCCATGCGTCAAGTCCTATTCacttgtccactttgggcttatgACTTAGATcccttttaattaaataaagtccaaaacctttttaattaaaacatgtTCAGGAGGCCGAAATGATTAAtccaataaaatttaaaaatgattacatcttaaggaaaactaataaaaaaaatgatttgaaaactttaaatgTTAACCAAAAGTCATgcaataactttatttaatggttaggaCAAAGCTGAATATTAAACCAATCCAATTAAAATGGCTCAAGCAATGAGTTTCCAAATATGCCCCTAACGACAAGCTTTTATCTGTTTAATATCTCTCTTCTTCTGGATCTCTCTGCTATtctctctcccccatttctTCCTTGACATTTAATCATGTTTTAGTTTCTAGTggttaattttctttatttctcttTGTGATCCACCCGTGGAAACCGAAAGTGAACGGCAAGTAGTGGGAATCGAAGCACACATATGTTTTTGAACCTAAAACATATTGAACCTTTGCCACATTCATCCATCCCAAAATCAACttctccaaatccttcaaagaAGAGCAAGCCCGCCCAATTGTGCACACAAGCTTGGTCTTTTCCAATTGTGCACACAAGCTTGGTCTTCCTTAACCCCAAAAGACCCTTCTCCCTGAACTCTCTCTCCGACACTGCATCAAGCAAactcttcaaaattttcaaactctccTCCACCTCCAAATCCACCTGCACCACGTGcactccaccaccaccaacttTCCCTTTCAATTTCTTCCCATTACAAGACACCCCATGATGCAAATCTGTCAAACCAAAAACTTTTTTTCTCTAAATTGGCACCTGGGCTCTTAGCTTTGATACCAAAAAACGTATGGATTGAATGGCCAGCTATTGCCATGGATTCGATGACCAAATTGAATGTGAAATGAACTTTCTTGATCAAATACTAGAAAGAAAGATCAAGATAAGAAGAAAGACTGAATCTTTGTGTGGAATCGAGGAATTAAGTTTTTGTCGATGAATATTGAGGATTATCGGATCAAAAACTTTGTAGATTACTTTTAAGCAAAGCATGAATATCtgggtttttcatttttattgttgGGCCTCTCTGTgctcttgttttgaatttttatttaaataattggtATTAGTTGTGTTACTTACATGCATTGAATTTTCCCACTATTTTGAAACAAAATAACctacattatttctgaaacaaacaaaataattcaCATTACTTCTGGAAATatagcaaaataacccacaatatttctgaaactgaaacaaaataatccacactatttctgaaactacaacaaaattacactatttatgaaactaaccaaaataacccacactatttctaaaactacaacaaaattacactatttatgaaattaaattaaagtagCTCACACTTTTTctaaaaccgaaccaaaataaCCTACAATATTTCTGGAAGGGAACAACATACACACTATTttgaaactacaacaaaataatcaatactatttctgaaactaaaccaaaataacccacatttATTTGTGGAagagaacaaaataaatactatttctggaactacaGCAAAATAACCTGCACTATTTCTCAAACTGAACCAAAGCACCCCCACTATTTATGGAACTACATCAAAATTACACACTATCTttgaaaactaaaccaaaataacacaCTATTTTTAgaattacaacaaaataacaCACAGTATTTTTGAAACAATAGCAAACGTCTATCCCACTATTTATGGAACTACATCAAAATTACACACTACCTCtgaaaactaaaccaaaataacacacactatttctggaattacaacaaaataacaCAAACTATTTTTGAAACAATAGCAAATTGTACGTCTATCTCGTGGATCGTATAAGACAATTAACTCATGCTTTAACATCGTCAACTAATTAATTGTTTTAAAAGATTGAGAAGCAGCTTGTTACACAATTAATTACATTTATATATTATGGCCGTTATATATTGGAAGTCAAATGGCATGCTTCAATGTCCTTAAATCAGGGGAAACAAAATTATCAGTAGCAGGCAATATGTGTGATTGCATGTTTTTGCATATATATCTACTAGCATTTACtaacacactttgtgtgtatgaacatatttttttagaaaatgagaaggagagagggagaaagagaatatgggggagtgggaggttttattttttttggttttattttttattttttttatttttttatttttaatattggaTGTAatttaacatcacctgtaggtgaggcttcaataaaaaacagtgaaatttggacatgtgaaattacattattgcccatcattttttttatgtgatagaagactaagtagtcttttcaccatcttttgattaataaagaaggtttcattaattaataaaaacatatacgtttgtatataaaataaataaataaatatgtttcgaaattaattaaattaatcttTATGCCTTTCGTGAGTAAGTATGTCTTTGCTTTTCATTATTATAGTGAGTTTAGTCTTTCATTGTTTACacgaaagcaaaaataaattgCAGTTTGCAATTGTTTGTTTATAAATCATTCGCTTTGTAAAGTTGCTTTAATTTTACCTTGTATTGGTAAGGTTTAATTTTACTTTGTATTGGGAGCCGAAGCCCAGCAGTccaaaaaataatgaaagaaTCTTAATAATGGAAGTCAACTTTTGCTCATGGGTATTTAACATGATTGATGCTTTGCTATGTTAAATTTTTAGGCTGCAGACGAGTTTATTCAAAAGGAGGGAAGAGACCGAATGGTGAGTTTTCTGATAGAACACGTTCCATTAGGGGCAAAGGCTGGAAAAAGAACTTATTTTGTTTTGGACTTTTAGTTTAACTCATGTGTGTTCAATGTTTGAAGGCTTGATATGAATTAGTTTTATCcttataattaaatatgaagCCTTTTTCGTTAAATAATAGTATATGGTTGTTTTTGGTCAAATTAAACTTAAtccaagtcattttcattaaagatCCCTATATCTTATCCTCATCTTAGTTAACATTGCTAGAACTACTATATGTATGCAACCTCTTAGATTCTAACCCAAGCCTGCaatgaaataattaattaattaacttcaCAAACCATGATTGACATCTAACAACAGTTTATGACTACTCGAATTAGTAGAAGCATACATGAACTAATCATGATACTTTTTCGAACCTTAATTGTAGTTACAATGTCATTCATTCTTCTATCATCCATATCCCATTAAAATTTATGTAATATATGAAATTATGTCAAATCACATATAGATATCTATGATCACCATGATTCATCTCAATGGAAGCATTTCTTATAAACAAAGATTGATCAATAGTTACTCTAGGCAAATATTGTCGAGATTGATCTTCATGTGGCTTCCAAGAATATGCCCTTTTATTGAATAATTACCAGAAGGCAAAGGATTTTCTATTGTGTATTCATATATCTCCATACTTATAATATGAACCCGAGTACTAGTAACAAATGACAATAATCAATGTTATTACAAATTATAGCAATGTGATAGCTAGATTATGAATCTTCTTTACATAGGACTCAAATGTGAATGATTTATGggatgaaaagaaaaagtatataTTCTGTTTATTTTAAGAAGTAACGATATTTATTGTAAAACAATAACAAAGAGTTACAATCTTCAAAAAGAATCAGCAGGGGATTGGAAAATTAATTGAGCCACAAGACTGTTTCAAAATTCATATGTAAAAGCCACAAAAAAGCTAGGAAAACAAACAACACGTACACCAGTTAATAATGGAAGACATAAACATTATACTCCACAACAGCATCTCCACTTTTTATGTCAAACTGATGAGTGCTAGCAAGCGCATAGCCACGAGCAAATCGGAAAAGCCCGCTTCCTCCTACTATCGGCATCTCCCTCACAGCTGAGACCACGGCGTTGCGCCCCAACACACTGAGAGTGCTACCATTATACTTCCcttcaacaaaaacaaagttcaaagcCATCAAAAAGCCCACCTCACTTTGTGAAGCTGAAGCATAAATACCTTGGGCTTTTCCGACTAGCTTAGAGCTCGATTCAGGGCCGATAGTCAATGGGTCGTCAATCATGACCACAGTGCCAAAGCCAGTCATGGAAGTGTTCGTCGTGAGTGCCTCAGCCACTTTAATTGCCGTGGGGGTTCTGCCACCTAATATGTCATGGAAGTAGAAGTGCAGATGGCtcagtttctctctctttaGACCATGTTTTGATGGAGATAAGGGTCTTGAGAAATGGTGAGTCTCTGAAG from Pyrus communis chromosome 9, drPyrComm1.1, whole genome shotgun sequence harbors:
- the LOC137746132 gene encoding dirigent protein 22-like is translated as MAKTLQNLSSTYTILITISFFFFSTLVTSETHHFSRPLSPSKHGLKREKLSHLHFYFHDILGGRTPTAIKVAEALTTNTSMTGFGTVVMIDDPLTIGPESSSKLVGKAQGIYASASQSEVGFLMALNFVFVEGKYNGSTLSVLGRNAVVSAVREMPIVGGSGLFRFARGYALASTHQFDIKSGDAVVEYNVYVFHY